The Catenuloplanes niger genome includes a window with the following:
- a CDS encoding ABC transporter substrate-binding protein yields MMDRRAALRAAALTAAGLGALSACGRGFGGGGDDTPDGAVVLTMVWWGDNTRARKTQAALDVFQRKNPGITVRTEYQDSAPYKDKLATRFAAGDPPDLMAMRMDSLREYADRGALLELAGLDLSGLGESARTLAAVGDRTYGVPSGLNSIGFVVNRTLTDRFGVRIPDGDTWGWDDLGTFARAVTEAGDGTVYGTGFDLFTLANLFVFTRQRGEDFFTERGTLGITAGTVQAWFEMAQRMRDERALPPAGFMDEAGSSAAQSYIASGKLASQIIPTNNFLSYNEAAGGNLALLRMPGETQGVRRGQSIDTPALWSIAARSKHPREALALLDFLINDPEASQATGTTRGVPPNQRVAAAIRPGLAKDDQVATDYLIGLQGETLPRSFTYPPGGSSIAASLETIATEVEFKRQTPADGAAAFIAEATKALRT; encoded by the coding sequence ATGATGGATCGTCGTGCTGCGCTGCGGGCCGCGGCCCTGACGGCGGCCGGCCTGGGTGCGCTGTCCGCCTGCGGCCGCGGGTTCGGCGGCGGCGGGGACGACACGCCGGACGGTGCCGTGGTGCTCACCATGGTCTGGTGGGGCGACAACACGCGGGCCCGGAAGACACAGGCCGCGCTGGACGTCTTCCAGCGCAAGAACCCCGGCATCACGGTCCGCACCGAATACCAGGACAGCGCGCCCTACAAGGACAAGCTCGCCACCCGGTTCGCGGCCGGCGACCCGCCGGACCTGATGGCGATGCGGATGGACAGCCTCCGGGAGTACGCGGACCGCGGCGCGCTGCTGGAACTGGCCGGGCTGGACCTGTCCGGGCTCGGCGAGAGCGCCCGCACGCTCGCGGCCGTGGGCGACCGGACGTACGGCGTACCGTCCGGGCTGAACAGCATCGGGTTCGTCGTCAACCGCACGCTCACCGACCGGTTCGGGGTGCGGATCCCGGACGGTGACACGTGGGGCTGGGACGACCTCGGCACGTTCGCCCGCGCGGTGACCGAGGCCGGCGACGGCACGGTCTACGGCACCGGGTTCGACCTGTTCACGCTCGCGAACCTGTTCGTCTTCACCCGGCAGCGCGGCGAGGACTTCTTCACCGAGCGGGGCACGCTCGGCATCACGGCCGGGACCGTGCAGGCCTGGTTCGAGATGGCGCAGCGGATGCGGGACGAGCGCGCGCTGCCACCGGCCGGGTTCATGGACGAGGCCGGGTCGTCCGCGGCCCAGTCCTACATCGCGTCCGGCAAGCTCGCCTCGCAGATCATCCCGACCAACAACTTCCTGTCCTACAACGAGGCCGCCGGCGGCAACCTGGCGCTGCTGCGCATGCCGGGCGAGACCCAGGGGGTACGCCGCGGGCAGTCCATCGACACGCCCGCGCTGTGGTCGATCGCGGCCCGGTCGAAGCACCCGCGCGAGGCGCTGGCGCTGCTCGACTTCCTGATCAACGACCCGGAGGCGTCGCAGGCGACCGGCACCACCCGCGGCGTACCGCCGAACCAGCGGGTCGCGGCCGCGATCAGGCCGGGCCTGGCGAAGGACGACCAGGTCGCCACGGACTACCTGATCGGCCTGCAGGGCGAGACGCTGCCGCGCTCGTTCACGTACCCGCCGGGCGGCAGCAGCATCGCGGCG
- a CDS encoding glycoside hydrolase family 43 protein, whose protein sequence is MSASVYRNPILDADWSDPDVIRVGDDFWMTASSFHRVPGLPVLHSRDLVGWTVAGHALDRMPHPVPLGGGVWAPAIRHHDGLFRIVYPDPDHGIFVVTAEDPRGPWSEPFCLKPGRGLIDPCPLWAADGSAYLVHAWAKSRSGVNNRLTGHRMRPDARELLDDGTVVVDGDTVDGCYGLEGPKIYQRDGEFWILAPAGGVPAGWQMAFRAKDFFGPYESRTVLAQGRTDVNGPHQGAWVTAPDASDWFVHFQDRGARGRVVHLQPMRWGDDGWPVLGADGEPVRTHAVPVPGLPHRAPATSDAFDGDRFGPQWTWQGNPEPSWHEMLRPGLRLFLHEDPGDLRRLPAILGQRLIAPSVVTTELRLSEDGSARAGITILGRGYAWLGLERTAEGSWLVCRGTEADAAGGVGGFDASAPPVPERDLAPPVRWHSDRVTLTVRIGPDTVCRFGDAEIPYPPVPGFWTGATVGLFAAGAGGHADFGPVRVESP, encoded by the coding sequence GTGAGCGCATCCGTCTACCGCAACCCAATCCTCGACGCCGACTGGTCCGATCCCGACGTGATCCGGGTCGGCGACGACTTCTGGATGACCGCGTCCAGCTTCCACCGCGTGCCCGGGCTGCCGGTCCTGCACTCCCGCGACCTGGTCGGCTGGACCGTCGCCGGCCACGCGCTGGACCGGATGCCGCACCCCGTCCCGCTCGGCGGCGGCGTCTGGGCACCGGCGATCCGGCACCACGACGGCCTCTTCCGGATCGTCTACCCCGACCCGGACCACGGCATCTTCGTGGTCACCGCGGAGGACCCGCGCGGGCCGTGGAGCGAGCCGTTCTGCCTCAAGCCCGGCCGCGGCCTGATCGACCCGTGTCCACTGTGGGCGGCCGACGGCAGCGCGTACCTGGTGCACGCGTGGGCGAAGAGCCGGTCCGGCGTCAACAACCGGCTCACCGGGCACCGCATGCGGCCGGACGCGCGCGAGCTGCTCGACGACGGCACGGTCGTCGTCGACGGCGACACGGTGGACGGCTGCTACGGCCTGGAGGGGCCGAAGATCTACCAGCGGGACGGCGAGTTCTGGATCCTGGCGCCGGCCGGTGGCGTGCCGGCCGGCTGGCAGATGGCGTTCCGCGCCAAGGACTTCTTCGGGCCGTACGAGTCGCGCACCGTGCTGGCACAGGGTCGCACGGACGTGAACGGGCCGCACCAGGGAGCGTGGGTCACGGCACCGGACGCGAGCGACTGGTTCGTGCACTTCCAGGACCGCGGCGCGCGCGGGCGGGTGGTGCACCTGCAGCCGATGCGGTGGGGCGACGACGGCTGGCCGGTGCTGGGCGCGGACGGCGAACCGGTGCGCACGCACGCCGTACCGGTGCCGGGCCTCCCGCACCGGGCACCCGCGACCAGCGACGCGTTCGACGGCGACCGCTTCGGGCCGCAGTGGACCTGGCAGGGCAACCCGGAGCCGAGCTGGCACGAGATGCTGCGTCCGGGACTGCGGCTGTTCCTGCACGAGGACCCGGGCGATCTCCGGCGACTGCCCGCGATCCTCGGGCAGCGGCTGATCGCCCCGTCCGTCGTCACCACCGAGCTGCGGCTCAGCGAGGACGGGTCGGCCCGGGCCGGCATCACGATCCTGGGCCGGGGGTACGCGTGGCTGGGGCTGGAACGGACGGCGGAGGGCTCCTGGCTGGTCTGCCGCGGCACCGAGGCGGACGCGGCCGGTGGCGTCGGCGGCTTCGACGCGTCCGCGCCACCGGTGCCCGAACGCGACCTGGCCCCGCCGGTCCGGTGGCATTCCGACCGGGTCACGCTGACCGTCCGGATCGGACCGGACACGGTCTGCCGGTTCGGCGACGCGGAGATCCCGTACCCGCCGGTGCCCGGGTTCTGGACCGGTGCGACCGTCGGGCTGTTCGCCGCCGGTGCGGGCGGGCACGCGGACTTCGGACCGGTGCGGGTGGAGTCGCCGTGA
- a CDS encoding DUF6807 domain-containing protein, translated as MTASVRLASGDTDVAEYVWDPAELPRTVSPRPFLHPVRTLSGVRVTDVMPGDHLHHLGVSIAVPDLAGHNFWGGRTFVRTAGPRPLDNHGVQRHDRWDARTADAVEARLVWHGADGGSLVRERRRIAVLPLPAWGCWALDVAFTLENVTAEPLSFASPAVNGRPGAGYGGFFWRAPSINTGTGTGTGTGTTVASAFGPDRRGVRWLHGRTADWLALCGHGAGRTRWSLLFVPADERTRADPWFVRTGDYAGVGSCLAWERPLVVPAGETLSRRIITVVADGTLGVAEAAELSTAALQISAR; from the coding sequence GTGACCGCTTCGGTGCGGCTGGCCAGCGGGGACACCGACGTGGCCGAGTACGTGTGGGATCCGGCGGAGCTGCCCCGCACCGTGTCGCCACGCCCGTTCCTGCACCCGGTCCGCACGCTGTCCGGCGTGCGGGTGACCGACGTGATGCCGGGCGATCACCTGCACCACCTCGGGGTCAGCATCGCGGTGCCGGACCTGGCCGGCCACAACTTCTGGGGCGGGCGCACGTTCGTCCGCACGGCCGGGCCGCGACCGCTGGACAACCACGGCGTGCAGCGGCACGACCGGTGGGACGCACGAACGGCGGACGCGGTCGAGGCGCGGCTCGTCTGGCACGGCGCGGACGGCGGGTCGCTGGTGCGGGAACGGCGGCGGATCGCGGTGCTGCCACTGCCCGCCTGGGGCTGCTGGGCGCTGGACGTCGCGTTCACGCTGGAGAACGTGACCGCGGAGCCGCTGTCGTTCGCCAGCCCGGCCGTCAACGGGCGGCCGGGTGCCGGCTACGGCGGGTTCTTCTGGCGGGCGCCGTCCATCAACACCGGCACCGGCACCGGCACCGGCACCGGCACCACGGTGGCCAGCGCGTTCGGGCCGGACCGGCGGGGTGTGCGGTGGCTGCACGGCCGGACCGCGGACTGGCTCGCGCTCTGCGGGCACGGCGCCGGGCGTACCCGCTGGTCACTGCTGTTCGTGCCGGCCGACGAACGCACCCGGGCGGACCCGTGGTTCGTGCGCACCGGCGACTACGCGGGCGTCGGCTCCTGCCTGGCCTGGGAACGGCCGCTGGTCGTACCCGCCGGAGAGACGCTGTCCCGTCGTATCATCACGGTCGTCGCCGACGGCACGCTCGGCGTGGCCGAGGCGGCGGAGCTCTCGACGGCCGCGCTGCAGATCTCGGCGAGGTGA
- a CDS encoding DUF6807 domain-containing protein codes for MVVVQAIPSVDASLTIERGAPPVAEYHVGTSLPAGVAPRPYLHPVRTRGGTVVTELMPPSHRHHLGAGIAVPEVDGANFWGGRTFVPGHGPVWLDNHGTQLHTDWLAVEPDAFAHSLSWVGTDGTALLTERRRIAARPLTASAWALDVAFALTNAAGRTVTLRSPAVLGRDGAGYGGLFWRAPAPARAFGPAGDRITELHGTPAPWLALAGPAWTLVFAGADAVTRADPWFVRVRDYAGVGSALAWRAPLTLAPAATAARRFTVVVADGELSPGEAATLSGAA; via the coding sequence GTGGTCGTGGTGCAGGCGATTCCGTCCGTCGACGCGTCACTCACGATCGAGCGCGGCGCCCCGCCGGTCGCGGAGTACCACGTGGGCACGTCGCTGCCGGCCGGCGTGGCGCCCCGGCCCTACCTGCACCCGGTCCGCACGCGCGGCGGCACCGTGGTCACCGAGCTGATGCCGCCCTCGCACCGGCACCACCTCGGCGCCGGGATCGCGGTGCCGGAGGTGGACGGCGCGAACTTCTGGGGTGGCCGCACGTTCGTCCCCGGTCACGGCCCGGTGTGGCTGGACAACCACGGCACCCAGCTGCACACGGACTGGCTCGCGGTGGAGCCGGACGCGTTCGCCCACTCGCTCAGCTGGGTCGGTACGGACGGAACCGCGCTGCTGACCGAGCGGCGGCGGATCGCCGCGCGCCCGCTGACCGCCTCGGCGTGGGCGCTGGACGTGGCGTTCGCACTGACCAACGCGGCCGGCCGGACCGTGACGCTGCGCAGCCCGGCGGTGCTCGGGCGCGACGGCGCCGGTTACGGTGGGCTGTTCTGGCGCGCGCCGGCCCCGGCCCGGGCGTTCGGGCCGGCCGGTGACCGGATCACGGAACTGCACGGCACCCCGGCGCCGTGGCTGGCGCTCGCCGGTCCGGCGTGGACACTCGTGTTCGCCGGCGCGGACGCGGTCACCCGGGCCGACCCGTGGTTCGTGCGGGTGCGGGACTACGCGGGCGTCGGGTCCGCGCTGGCCTGGCGGGCACCGCTGACGCTCGCCCCGGCTGCGACGGCGGCCCGGCGGTTCACGGTGGTGGTCGCGGACGGTGAACTGTCACCCGGCGAGGCGGCCACGCTGTCCGGAGCCGCATGA
- a CDS encoding ROK family transcriptional regulator encodes MPSDDLGTAGMPDDARGGRLAAAMPSADAPARQRSLRAHNLALAFRHIMSAERPISRVELADRTGLTRPTITRIVEELLAGQLITESGPARSQSAGRPRVGLTLSARGPAGLGLDIRADRLAACLVDLTGTVRHLVFRPVPRVDGPAPELLRALGGLAAEVMTQAGTSGLEVVRATLAVPGAVSAGTLVRFAPPLGWRDVDAGTLLRAQLAAATARPTTADPAADPVGGYRGAAAGVPAGVENEANLAALAELYSGESADFVYVSGALDLGAGIVLGGRLLRGARGWSGELGHVTVDPDGRECACGARGCLQTCAGLEVLRAAAGHRDLLTAADAGTPEMTAALETAGTALGIALAGLVNLVDVGTVLLGGSYAVLASWLTAPIETELRRRALSSRWAPIEVRPAQLGPDAAVIGAALTSVEDVRRDPASWLNRT; translated from the coding sequence GTGCCGTCCGATGACCTCGGCACGGCCGGGATGCCGGACGACGCCCGCGGAGGCCGGCTCGCGGCGGCCATGCCGTCCGCCGACGCGCCGGCGCGACAGCGCAGTCTGCGGGCGCACAACCTGGCGCTGGCGTTCCGGCACATCATGTCCGCGGAGCGGCCGATCTCCCGCGTCGAACTGGCCGACCGGACCGGGCTGACCCGGCCGACGATCACCCGGATCGTGGAGGAACTGCTGGCCGGACAGTTGATCACCGAGTCGGGGCCGGCCCGGTCGCAGAGCGCGGGACGGCCCCGGGTCGGGCTGACGCTCTCCGCCCGCGGGCCCGCGGGCCTCGGGCTGGACATCCGCGCGGACCGCCTCGCCGCCTGCCTGGTCGACCTGACCGGAACCGTGCGGCACCTGGTGTTCCGGCCGGTGCCGCGGGTGGACGGGCCCGCCCCGGAGCTGCTCCGCGCGCTCGGCGGCCTGGCGGCCGAGGTCATGACGCAGGCCGGTACGTCCGGGCTGGAGGTCGTCCGGGCGACGCTGGCGGTGCCGGGCGCGGTCTCGGCGGGCACACTGGTGCGCTTCGCGCCCCCGCTGGGCTGGCGGGACGTCGACGCGGGCACGCTGCTGCGGGCACAACTCGCGGCAGCCACCGCCCGGCCGACGACCGCGGACCCGGCCGCTGATCCGGTCGGCGGGTACCGGGGAGCGGCGGCCGGGGTGCCGGCCGGGGTGGAGAACGAGGCGAACCTCGCGGCGCTGGCGGAGCTGTACTCGGGGGAGAGCGCGGACTTCGTCTACGTCTCCGGCGCGCTCGACCTCGGCGCCGGCATCGTGCTCGGCGGGCGCCTGCTGCGTGGTGCCCGCGGGTGGAGCGGCGAGCTCGGCCACGTCACCGTCGATCCGGACGGCCGGGAGTGCGCCTGCGGTGCGCGCGGCTGCCTGCAGACCTGTGCCGGGCTCGAGGTGCTGCGCGCCGCGGCCGGGCACCGCGACCTGCTGACCGCCGCGGACGCCGGCACACCGGAGATGACCGCGGCGCTGGAGACCGCCGGCACCGCGCTCGGCATCGCGCTGGCCGGCCTGGTCAACCTGGTCGACGTGGGCACGGTCCTGCTCGGCGGCTCCTACGCGGTGCTCGCGTCCTGGCTGACCGCGCCGATCGAGACGGAGCTGCGCCGGCGCGCGCTGAGCAGCCGGTGGGCGCCGATCGAGGTCCGCCCGGCCCAGCTCGGCCCGGACGCCGCCGTGATCGGTGCCGCGCTCACCTCGGTGGAGGACGTGCGGCGTGACCCCGCGTCCTGGCTGAACCGGACCTGA
- a CDS encoding DHA2 family efflux MFS transporter permease subunit, giving the protein MNSQSAPVTSQKLDGAVLKVAGVVVLGAIMSILDVTVVSVALPTFQEEFGATYARVAWTMTGYTLALATVIPLTGWAADRFGTKRLYMAAVALFTIGSVLCAMADSITMLIAFRVLQGLGGGMLMPLGMTIMTRAAGPERIGRLMAVLGIPMLLGPIMGPILGGWLIDVATWHWIFLINLPIGIIALVYAYLVLPRDAPEPSESFDFVGMLMLSPGLAALLFGLSSLPEEGSITATRVWAPMVAGGLLVIGFVLYSFRPAHPLLDLRLFRNRNLAVASITITVFIVAFMGAGLLFPSYFLQIRGESTLHAGLLMAPQGLGAMVTMPIAGTLADRVPVGRTVPFALLFIALGLFTFTQLDADTSYWLLCGSLFVMGLGMGGTMMPIMTSALKTLTSHEVARGSTLVNILQQIGGSVGTAIMSVLLTSHLNDSTPVPLPDGGTVTEAQIAIGAQLNPASAQGTDPALIQRGLDFAADAFASTFWVAFALVVFTLVPALFLPRRREVSHLGDDQPTAAPIMVH; this is encoded by the coding sequence ATGAACAGTCAATCAGCGCCAGTGACATCGCAGAAACTCGACGGTGCGGTCCTGAAGGTCGCCGGCGTCGTCGTGCTCGGCGCCATCATGTCGATCCTGGACGTGACCGTGGTCAGCGTGGCGCTGCCGACGTTCCAGGAGGAGTTCGGCGCCACCTACGCGCGCGTCGCCTGGACCATGACGGGATACACGCTGGCGCTCGCCACCGTCATCCCGCTGACCGGCTGGGCCGCGGACCGGTTCGGCACCAAACGGCTCTACATGGCCGCGGTCGCGCTCTTCACGATCGGGTCCGTGCTCTGCGCGATGGCCGACTCGATCACCATGCTGATCGCGTTCCGGGTGCTGCAGGGCCTGGGCGGCGGCATGCTGATGCCGCTCGGTATGACGATCATGACGCGGGCGGCCGGCCCGGAGCGGATCGGCCGGCTGATGGCCGTGCTCGGCATCCCGATGCTGCTCGGCCCGATCATGGGCCCGATCCTCGGCGGCTGGCTGATCGACGTGGCCACCTGGCACTGGATCTTCCTGATCAACCTGCCGATCGGCATCATCGCGCTGGTCTACGCCTACCTCGTGCTGCCCAGGGACGCGCCGGAGCCGTCCGAGTCGTTCGACTTCGTCGGCATGCTGATGCTGTCGCCGGGCCTGGCCGCGCTGCTGTTCGGCCTGTCGTCGCTGCCCGAGGAGGGCAGCATCACCGCGACCCGGGTGTGGGCGCCGATGGTCGCCGGCGGGCTGCTGGTGATCGGGTTCGTGCTCTACTCGTTCCGGCCGGCGCACCCGCTGCTCGACCTGCGCCTGTTCCGCAACCGCAACCTGGCGGTCGCCTCCATCACGATCACCGTCTTCATCGTCGCGTTCATGGGCGCCGGCCTGCTCTTCCCGAGCTACTTCCTCCAGATCCGTGGTGAGTCGACGCTGCACGCGGGTCTGCTGATGGCGCCGCAGGGCCTCGGCGCGATGGTGACCATGCCGATCGCCGGCACGCTCGCGGACCGGGTGCCGGTCGGCCGTACCGTCCCGTTCGCGCTGCTGTTCATCGCACTCGGGCTGTTCACGTTCACCCAGCTGGACGCGGACACGTCGTACTGGCTGCTCTGCGGCTCGCTGTTCGTGATGGGCCTAGGCATGGGCGGCACCATGATGCCGATCATGACGTCCGCGCTGAAGACGCTGACCAGCCACGAGGTCGCACGCGGCTCCACGCTGGTCAACATCCTGCAGCAGATCGGCGGCTCGGTCGGCACCGCGATCATGTCGGTGCTGCTGACCAGTCACCTCAACGACTCCACACCGGTGCCGCTGCCGGACGGCGGCACGGTCACCGAGGCGCAGATCGCGATTGGCGCGCAGCTGAACCCCGCGTCCGCGCAGGGCACCGACCCCGCGCTGATCCAGCGTGGACTGGACTTCGCGGCGGACGCGTTCGCCAGCACGTTCTGGGTCGCGTTCGCGCTGGTCGTGTTCACGCTGGTGCCGGCACTGTTCCTGCCGCGCCGACGCGAGGTCTCGCACCTCGGCGACGACCAGCCCACGGCCGCACCGATCATGGTGCATTGA
- a CDS encoding FAD-binding oxidoreductase, translating into MDAVVERIAVRHAALGIRPEQYTLIGRYLLGAVGTVLGDAVTPAVAAAWDEVYWLFAVRLIGREARLYQGAGVTDREPFRPVTVLARERAATDTVSFTLAGDVPFRAGQYISVVADLPDGTRQIRQYSLSGAPGEPLCITVRRVPGGAVSGWLHATVRAGDTLTVSPPYGSFTLRPGDHPLLLASAGVGITPMASIVAQVAAGQPDRPVTLAHAERTPDRHALRDRVDAHGARLTNFDHLVWYATEHGALDPARLPVAPDTEAYLCGPVLFMRVVRAALLARGVPAERIRCEVFGSDRFAGVAAAAPALP; encoded by the coding sequence GTGGACGCGGTCGTGGAGCGGATCGCGGTGCGGCACGCCGCGCTCGGCATCCGGCCGGAGCAGTACACGCTGATCGGCAGGTACCTGCTCGGCGCCGTCGGCACGGTGCTCGGCGACGCGGTCACGCCCGCGGTCGCGGCCGCCTGGGACGAGGTCTACTGGCTCTTCGCGGTCCGGCTGATCGGCCGGGAGGCCCGCCTCTACCAGGGCGCCGGTGTCACCGACCGGGAGCCGTTCCGGCCGGTGACCGTGCTGGCCCGGGAGCGGGCCGCGACGGACACGGTGTCGTTCACGCTCGCCGGCGACGTCCCGTTCCGGGCCGGGCAGTACATCAGCGTGGTCGCGGACCTGCCGGACGGCACCCGCCAGATCCGGCAGTACTCGCTGTCCGGCGCGCCCGGCGAGCCGCTGTGCATCACGGTCCGGCGGGTGCCGGGCGGCGCGGTCTCCGGCTGGCTGCACGCGACCGTGCGGGCGGGCGACACGCTGACCGTCAGCCCGCCGTACGGCAGTTTCACGCTGCGGCCGGGCGACCACCCGCTGCTGCTGGCCAGCGCGGGCGTCGGGATCACGCCGATGGCCTCGATCGTGGCGCAGGTGGCGGCCGGGCAGCCGGACCGCCCGGTCACGCTCGCGCACGCGGAGCGCACGCCGGACCGGCACGCGCTGCGCGACCGGGTGGACGCGCACGGCGCGCGGCTCACGAACTTCGATCACCTGGTCTGGTACGCCACCGAGCACGGCGCGCTGGACCCGGCGCGGTTGCCGGTCGCGCCGGACACCGAGGCGTACCTGTGCGGGCCGGTCCTGTTCATGCGCGTGGTCCGCGCCGCGCTGCTGGCCCGCGGGGTGCCGGCCGAGCGCATCCGCTGCGAGGTGTTCGGCTCCGACCGGTTCGCGGGGGTCGCCGCTGCCGCCCCGGCCCTGCCGTGA
- a CDS encoding winged helix DNA-binding domain-containing protein, translating to MRHVTDGERRARLAVRHALAPGSRAATVADATRAVTVLHATEPPTVYLSCWARVDGFRPADLAAALHTERSLVKQLAMRRTLFVFPRDLLPAAWASASARVATAERGRLVKDLAADGLTADGGEWLDRARAEVLAVLATAPEGRTAQEIRLAVPTIDVRAGGLAASSRVLNHLGLTGDIVRGTNTGGWHVSRPRWTLMRDWLGETPEWPGAAEGYREIVRRWLWSFGPGTEDDLVWWLGATKSAVRAALAAVGAVQVSMDGGRTGWLLPDDLGEVADPGPWAALLPVLDPTVMGWQGRDFYLGPHKELIFDTRGNAGTTAWVNGRVVGAWVQDRAGVVRVCPVEPVSTVEDELLRAEAARLTDWLGGFRVSSVYSSPVMKAAA from the coding sequence ATGCGCCACGTGACCGACGGTGAACGCCGTGCCCGCCTGGCCGTGCGGCATGCGCTGGCCCCCGGCTCCCGGGCCGCGACCGTGGCCGACGCGACCCGTGCGGTGACCGTGCTGCACGCGACCGAGCCGCCCACGGTCTACCTGTCCTGCTGGGCGCGGGTCGACGGGTTCCGGCCCGCCGATCTCGCCGCGGCCCTGCACACCGAGCGCAGCTTGGTCAAACAGCTGGCGATGCGGCGCACGCTCTTCGTCTTCCCGCGTGACCTGCTGCCCGCGGCGTGGGCGTCCGCGTCCGCGCGGGTCGCCACGGCCGAGCGCGGCCGGCTGGTGAAGGATCTGGCCGCCGACGGGCTCACGGCCGACGGCGGCGAGTGGCTGGACCGGGCGCGGGCCGAGGTGCTGGCCGTGCTCGCCACCGCGCCGGAGGGGCGCACCGCGCAGGAGATCCGGCTCGCCGTGCCGACGATCGACGTCCGGGCCGGCGGGCTCGCCGCCTCGTCCCGGGTGCTCAACCACCTCGGCCTGACCGGCGACATCGTCCGCGGGACGAACACCGGCGGCTGGCACGTGTCCCGCCCCCGGTGGACGCTGATGCGGGACTGGCTCGGCGAGACACCGGAGTGGCCGGGCGCGGCCGAGGGTTACCGCGAGATCGTGCGCCGCTGGCTGTGGTCGTTCGGCCCGGGCACGGAGGACGATCTGGTCTGGTGGCTCGGCGCGACGAAGTCGGCGGTCCGGGCCGCGCTCGCCGCGGTCGGCGCGGTCCAGGTGTCGATGGACGGCGGCCGCACCGGTTGGCTGCTGCCGGACGATCTCGGCGAGGTGGCCGATCCGGGTCCGTGGGCCGCGCTGCTGCCGGTGCTCGACCCGACCGTGATGGGCTGGCAGGGCCGCGACTTCTACCTCGGCCCGCACAAGGAGCTGATCTTCGACACGCGCGGCAACGCCGGCACGACCGCGTGGGTGAACGGGCGGGTCGTCGGCGCCTGGGTGCAGGACCGGGCCGGTGTGGTGCGGGTGTGCCCGGTCGAGCCGGTGTCCACCGTGGAGGACGAGTTGTTGCGTGCGGAGGCCGCGCGCCTGACCGACTGGCTCGGTGGTTTCCGCGTCTCCTCGGTCTACTCGTCCCCGGTGATGAAGGCGGCCGCCTGA
- a CDS encoding WXG100 family type VII secretion target: MSDDSLVAPVESSRTGYTGISLAEGFADLDAAIRSEGWVDDLLAGAAFGLDAVSTVLDPFSALLASGVSWAMEYFEPLREMLDALTGMPDVITAHAATWDNMAAALTQMSVDLQSHLAGDVPDWAGHAAEAYQSLMGHNVAAIAGLGGVSVAMASATTAAGNLVRFVREVVRDLIADLVARVIVWAVEAIFVVTIPVIAVQIVAAVAKWAGRILEYTTALVTSYTNLSKLING, from the coding sequence ATGAGCGACGACTCCCTGGTCGCCCCGGTCGAGTCCAGCCGCACCGGCTACACCGGGATCTCCCTGGCCGAGGGCTTCGCCGACCTGGACGCCGCGATCCGCAGCGAGGGCTGGGTCGACGACCTGCTGGCCGGCGCCGCGTTCGGGCTGGACGCGGTCTCCACCGTGCTTGACCCGTTCAGCGCGCTGCTGGCCAGCGGCGTCAGCTGGGCGATGGAGTACTTCGAGCCGCTGCGCGAGATGCTGGACGCGCTCACCGGCATGCCCGACGTGATCACCGCACACGCGGCGACCTGGGACAACATGGCCGCCGCGCTCACCCAGATGTCGGTCGACCTGCAGTCGCACCTGGCCGGTGACGTGCCGGACTGGGCCGGGCACGCGGCGGAGGCGTACCAGTCGCTGATGGGGCACAACGTGGCCGCGATCGCCGGGCTCGGCGGCGTGTCGGTCGCGATGGCGTCCGCCACCACGGCCGCGGGCAACCTGGTGCGGTTCGTCCGCGAGGTCGTCCGGGACCTGATCGCGGACCTGGTCGCGCGCGTGATCGTCTGGGCCGTCGAGGCGATCTTCGTGGTCACCATCCCGGTGATCGCGGTGCAGATCGTGGCCGCGGTGGCGAAGTGGGCCGGCCGCATCCTGGAGTACACGACCGCGCTGGTCACCAGCTACACGAACCTGTCCAAGCTGATCAACGGCTGA
- a CDS encoding YbaB/EbfC family nucleoid-associated protein, with protein METGALGGGGILDPEGAMDRMRAWKGRIDKLAADTRVMSERLDALRVTVADEHNLCEVTVDNTGALLDLTLHRGIQRVAPDVVARTIMETIRTAKGQVADRSQEIIAETVGTESAAARAIAERVDRKLRPEPDPDEWGPGAGYDGHGWRG; from the coding sequence ATGGAGACCGGAGCTCTGGGCGGGGGCGGGATTCTGGATCCCGAGGGCGCCATGGATCGGATGCGTGCCTGGAAGGGCCGGATCGACAAGCTCGCGGCGGACACCAGGGTGATGAGCGAGCGGCTCGACGCGCTCCGGGTGACGGTCGCCGACGAGCACAACCTGTGCGAGGTCACGGTGGACAACACCGGTGCGCTGCTGGACCTGACGCTGCACCGCGGCATCCAGCGGGTCGCGCCGGACGTGGTCGCCCGCACGATCATGGAGACGATCCGGACCGCGAAGGGCCAGGTCGCGGACCGCTCCCAGGAGATCATCGCGGAGACGGTCGGCACCGAGTCCGCGGCCGCGCGCGCGATCGCCGAACGCGTCGACCGCAAGCTGCGCCCGGAGCCGGACCCGGACGAGTGGGGGCCGGGCGCCGGATACGACGGTCACGGCTGGCGGGGGTAA